ACAGGTCCGCAGTATGAAACGGGaatcggttcggttcggttgagTTCAGTTCAGTACGCCAAATGCGCGCCAAAGGTGAAACAGCgagctaaatatttattttaagaaTATTATAAAACTCAATAGAAATATACTGGCGATCCATTTGGAGTCAGAGTCAAAAAAGGGGAAGTCATCCCCAGagtgcaatttttttgtttgtgtacaTGTTTCGTGGAAGCTTTTCTGCTAGTTGCTTTGATTAGTTTTAGTTGCCGCcaagtgtttgtgtgctcTCCTCTTTTGCTGGATTTATTTACGCCGTAGTTTGCCGTTTAGTTTTGtcaactttaattgaaattaatttactttctTCACACATCTGACAGTTGTGTtggcatctgtatctgtatctgtattatcgtatctttgtatctgtacATGCCAACACATGCCGCCACCGACTGAGGCGAGCAGCCTTGTATGCGATCAGATCGGAGCGCAGAGGTCAGCAAATAAGCAAATTGTCTCATCTGATGGTTTACTATATAGACAcgatttatatgcaaatttaaaataaaatccaacaaaagaGGATCACGactggaggaggagtgggCAAACTTTAACTACGGCTATTCTTGATTCCCATATATTTTGCATCTTATCAAGATAGTAAGGGAGGGACCATAGCACCCTACTGCTTGGGCTTTTCCCTCAAAACCAAATATGCAGCCGCCTGCAATCAAATGTAAATCCAATCGTGATGAACCCAAGCCAAACTATTCTAGGCAGCTCACATCTATATGTATCTTTGTAGATATCTTTTTTATAGAGACGAAAAATGCGATAtgatttgcatacaaaacaCTAGAATGAATCTGGTGGGGAATGTCTTGAATTTAAATCAGTTTCAGAGTTTGCAAACTCATCAAAATCGCCTTTGATAGTGTGCTCAATTATAAgcctcctctcctcttccaCTCCCGGACACAGCACTTGACAATTATGTAAAGCTTCGCTTGGCCCAAGAACTTATACACAAACGAAAATGAATAAACTCGTGGTACCGTAAAAACTATCAAACCAAACTGACAAAGTGGAAAAACTAGAAGAACATAAAACTCGAATCAAACAAAGGGGAAAACTCGCTGAAAGtgctggcaattaaaaataatttcacaaATTGCTAACGAACAAGAAGGAAATAAAAGGGAAACCCGAAACTTGAATGTCgcgcaaaatgttgcaagtgcCGGTGGCaacatttctgttgctgctgctgctgcagagtgcCACAGCCTctccggctgcagctgcagctccggcTGCCTCCCCAGATGCATCCACCATCAGCTTTCCCATGGAGCGTCAAATCGATGCCAGCTTGAAGAATGCCAAGCAGATTGAGAGCAGAGTGCTGCCCGAGTTGGATGGCCTGCAACGCAATCAGGAAGATGAGAAGTGGCAGCAAGTCGTCCGGTTTATTGACGATGGTTTTCCCGTCCTCGAGCTGTATGCCTACAAGTTTAAGAGGGGTGAGTACCGCCAGTGGTAAAACTTGAAACAGTGAAAAACTTCAAATTTGATGGAACTTTTCAGCGGAAGATTCTTTTTTATTACTTTatatatttgaaaaatgtCTTATGATTtgaaaacaacttttttaaCATGACCCATACCCAGCCGTGGCTGAGGATCTGCAGAGCATGACCACGATTCAGGCGAAAGGCATTCATTTCGCAGGAAGAGCAAGGTCATAGCCAGAATCTGTGACTCATTCCCACCACAAAATTCAACTGAGAGACAtatttgaaaatgttgcagccCGGATCGCGGCGAACTGATTACCAAACTTCCACAAACTACAAAAATGGGTGGCCAAATGGGATTGTGTGACGTTGACAAATGACTTCGTTCCACTGTCCGAAACTACTTCATTTAGCTAATAGACGGGCTATGGGAGAGCAAGAGAACTAAAGTATTTATGGAGGCTAAGCCAAAGCTTTTAATACACTTCTTTCTGcagttttatattatttaattatggctgaaaacgaaacgaaacatcaaaccacaaaaagaatTACAGACAAAACTAtatggaaatatatatttatatcaaatattacaaaagtacaaaaatcattctcaaatattacaaaaaatcTTCTTGAAAATCTTCACTCTCCCCATGAACTTTGCATATAAAATCCACTACTGCCGGTGTTCCTGAACCTTCTCTTTATGTCTCAGAAATTCTGTACTATTCACGTAAATGCTATTCGAAAACATGGCCCACGTCCAGCCAGTGCTGAGGACCTGCAAGATGTGGCCACGATTTAAGCGAAATACATTCAATTCGCTCTTGTCCGCTCCGTTTGGTAGCGCCAAACGATAGAGCCAAAACATTTGTAACTGTTGAGAAGAAGAATGTTTAGACAAAACCACAAGTAAATCTGTAGTTCAACTCACTCACCTGACGCTGGGGCTTGAAGTTATTCCTGAATTGTCCAAACTCTCTTTGGGCAAAGTCGATGGACAGATTGATGTGGACCAGACACAGCGGATAGGAAAAGGCCGCAACAAAAGTGTAGAGATAGCGACCCAAGATGCGCTCCTCATACAAGTACAAATGGAGAGTGCCCACAAAGAAGATAAAGTCATCCATGATGCAGATCCAGACCAGGGGTCTGATGAGCGACTCAAACTTTCGGCGCAACTCGATCAGGTTTTTATAGTAGTCAATCAGCTGGATTAACTTCTGTCGACTGGGTCGGGCTGTGGGCAGAACGTAGCAAGAGTAGAGGAGCAGAATACCCAAGTGGGCAGTAACTCCCATCAGTAGTGGCTGAATGCTGCCAAAAAGATACCCCGAACTGCGTaagaaaatacagaaaatcGAGCTGCTGGACATGAATGGAATCATGTCGAGCAGCGATTGTCGCATGGTCATTGAAGCTATTTTAACAATGTGTATGACAAAGAAACTCCAATTAATTTTGGGCTCCTGGCCGCATATTCCCCTGTATCTATAATATATCCGCACAAATCCGTTGAGCAAGTcccgcagctgccgccgctggtAGATATAGCAATAGGCAATAATGTAACTTATTAAAATTGTACAATTGCCTATGAAGAAACGCGTTGCCATGTAGAACATGCTCAAAGCACTGTCACTGCCCGGGTTCAAATTCACAAGAACATCCACGAACTCGTAGATGAAGAATATCGAATACATTACGAAGATCGACAACAGCCAGGGTCGCAGCCAGAAGCCGTGGCATACTCCCACAGCCGAATTCAACTGTGGG
The sequence above is a segment of the Drosophila subobscura isolate 14011-0131.10 chromosome U, UCBerk_Dsub_1.0, whole genome shotgun sequence genome. Coding sequences within it:
- the LOC117901004 gene encoding uncharacterized protein LOC117901004; translated protein: MSCLTSVLQLLQVLTTLSGCNIYKYVPQKQAFRLSPQLNSAVGVCHGFWLRPWLLSIFVMYSIFFIYEFVDVLVNLNPGSDSALSMFYMATRFFIGNCTILISYIIAYCYIYQRRQLRDLLNGFVRIYYRYRGICGQEPKINWSFFVIHIVKIASMTMRQSLLDMIPFMSSSSIFCIFLRSSGYLFGSIQPLLMGVTAHLGILLLYSCYVLPTARPSRQKLIQLIDYYKNLIELRRKFESLIRPLVWICIMDDFIFFVGTLHLYLYEERILGRYLYTFVAAFSYPLCLVHINLSIDFAQREFGQFRNNFKPQRQLQMFWLYRLALPNGADKSELNVFRLNRGHILQVLSTGWTWAMFSNSIYVNSTEFLRHKEKVQEHRQ